One Chryseobacterium wanjuense genomic region harbors:
- a CDS encoding DUF2752 domain-containing protein, whose protein sequence is MKIEDFMLPCPSKKFLGIECFGCGTQRAIVMVFEGKFGEAFHLFPAVYTLLLFFATVFLSFVDKKRNYGNVLVILAAVNSVIMVVSYFYKHFFINH, encoded by the coding sequence ATGAAAATAGAAGACTTCATGCTCCCGTGTCCAAGCAAAAAATTCTTAGGAATCGAATGCTTCGGTTGCGGAACCCAGCGAGCTATTGTCATGGTTTTTGAAGGGAAATTTGGTGAAGCTTTTCACCTGTTTCCGGCGGTCTATACTTTGTTGCTGTTTTTTGCAACGGTTTTCCTGAGCTTTGTAGACAAGAAAAGGAATTATGGTAATGTCTTAGTCATTTTAGCGGCTGTGAATTCCGTAATTATGGTCGTGTCTTATTTTTATAAACATTTTTTTATTAACCATTAA
- a CDS encoding CCC motif membrane protein: protein MDQKLPNAQTVLILGIVSVVGSCCCTGLIGIICGLIGLNKYKSDKLLYDANPSQYSDFGNLNTGRILCIIGLILGILQVLYFIYILATIGWDGYMQQMQDLTKMGRG, encoded by the coding sequence ATGGATCAAAAATTGCCAAATGCACAGACCGTGCTTATTTTAGGAATCGTTTCAGTGGTAGGAAGCTGCTGTTGTACAGGTTTAATCGGTATTATCTGCGGACTTATCGGATTAAACAAATACAAAAGTGATAAGCTTCTGTATGATGCAAATCCTTCCCAATATTCAGATTTTGGAAATTTGAATACAGGAAGAATCTTATGTATTATAGGTCTTATTTTGGGTATTCTTCAGGTACTTTACTTCATCTATATCCTTGCAACGATCGGTTGGGACGGATATATGCAGCAAATGCAGGATCTTACCAAAATGGGAAGAGGATAA
- a CDS encoding DUF6119 family protein has translation MSNTVNAKLYKVQDFIVKEKDDNEAVIQEIIDSYLKRKENEFIPINLSNSVNIEGWNAKLYVFTTGIKVPSWYDFLASIVDEESELDNIKVQNSTFVLFVYDHESIFIISRGYHGHSLLDEYIEPFFGMDVLSKLVNKNSTEIRQLEERGLFGIELGAQRYFRENYSLAFEDDFGKIYKAMLASINEDDFGKLGIIKKKESTTKLSINGGSSLEISSKFDYEELINRLKKIKELLKLEGVEFNQFYRLPLSNPINKELNDCLLDYAYECLINNENIDFYNPNLMHYVRSTETEFFNKKDGNYCEKEYSASSNYIEIMKLLKDNNLIDDTSLETFKESLDKTQGHFRENDSGEFIFPSKLSYWISGEVEYGGNKYFKLDGSWYVYRDSLDHNLNEYFKDFDFESYAPIIPLESWVKKSEGSYNESFKNKEGFIIGDRAYLNYIEIADLIRVTDDKIYLYHVKKGLGQDTRVLINQINNSARFLSYSEDEESIEGIKSYYKSVSDKHYNGGKIKLKENNRLKQLSEKNFIDLFKSNRKICFVFAYGSDNVLSIKDEIIASNSRIAKLSLIYIIRDMKRTDYELLFERILLEE, from the coding sequence ATGTCAAATACAGTCAATGCCAAATTATATAAAGTACAAGATTTTATTGTTAAAGAAAAAGATGATAATGAAGCAGTTATTCAAGAAATAATCGATAGTTATTTAAAAAGGAAAGAAAATGAGTTTATTCCTATTAATTTATCAAATAGTGTAAATATTGAAGGCTGGAATGCAAAACTATATGTTTTTACGACTGGAATAAAAGTTCCAAGCTGGTATGATTTTTTAGCTTCTATAGTTGATGAAGAATCAGAATTAGATAATATTAAAGTACAAAATTCAACATTTGTATTATTCGTTTATGATCATGAGTCTATTTTTATTATATCAAGAGGCTATCACGGACATTCTTTATTGGATGAATATATTGAACCTTTTTTTGGAATGGATGTATTATCTAAATTAGTAAATAAAAATTCCACTGAGATTAGACAACTTGAGGAAAGAGGATTATTTGGAATTGAACTTGGCGCTCAAAGGTATTTTAGAGAAAATTATAGTTTAGCTTTTGAAGATGATTTTGGTAAGATTTACAAGGCAATGTTAGCATCAATTAATGAAGATGATTTTGGAAAATTAGGTATTATTAAAAAGAAAGAATCAACAACGAAACTTTCTATAAATGGAGGTTCATCTCTTGAAATTTCATCTAAATTCGATTATGAAGAATTAATAAATCGATTAAAAAAAATTAAAGAATTATTAAAATTAGAAGGTGTTGAATTTAATCAATTTTATAGATTACCATTGTCTAATCCAATTAATAAGGAATTAAATGACTGTTTACTCGATTATGCTTATGAATGTTTAATTAACAATGAAAATATAGATTTTTATAATCCAAATCTAATGCATTATGTAAGATCTACAGAGACAGAATTTTTTAATAAAAAAGATGGTAATTATTGTGAAAAAGAGTATTCGGCTTCAAGTAATTATATTGAAATAATGAAGCTTTTAAAGGATAATAATTTAATTGATGACACAAGTTTAGAAACATTTAAAGAATCTTTAGATAAAACTCAAGGTCATTTTAGAGAAAATGATAGTGGGGAATTTATTTTTCCTTCAAAACTTTCTTATTGGATTTCTGGAGAAGTAGAATATGGAGGAAACAAATATTTTAAACTTGATGGTTCTTGGTATGTCTATAGAGATAGTTTAGATCATAACTTGAATGAATATTTTAAGGATTTTGATTTTGAAAGTTATGCCCCAATTATACCTTTAGAATCCTGGGTTAAAAAAAGTGAAGGTTCCTATAATGAAAGCTTTAAAAATAAAGAAGGTTTTATTATTGGTGATCGAGCATATTTAAATTATATTGAAATTGCAGATTTAATAAGAGTTACTGATGATAAAATTTATTTATATCATGTTAAAAAAGGTCTAGGGCAAGATACGAGAGTTTTGATAAATCAAATAAATAATTCTGCTCGTTTTTTATCTTATTCTGAAGATGAAGAAAGTATTGAAGGTATTAAGTCATACTATAAAAGTGTTTCAGATAAACATTATAACGGAGGTAAAATTAAATTAAAAGAGAACAACCGATTAAAACAACTTTCAGAGAAAAACTTCATTGATTTATTTAAATCTAATAGAAAGATTTGCTTTGTTTTTGCTTATGGTTCTGATAATGTTTTATCTATAAAAGATGAAATTATTGCTAGTAATTCTCGTATAGCAAAATTATCTTTAATTTATATAATAAGAGATATGAAAAGAACTGATTATGAATTATTATTTGAACGAATATTATTAGAGGAATAA
- a CDS encoding endonuclease has product MKKSLLLFAFIGFLANAQAPAGYYNAANGLSGAALKTALSTIITNGHQDKGYNGLWTGYKTTDIDKNYENDGSILDIYSEKPTTTDPYKYTPVTNQCGTYSVEGNCYNREHIVPQSLFNEASPMVSDIQFIRATDGKVNGMRSNYPFGKVGTATFTSKNGSKLGNSVSSGYSGTVFEPIDEFKGDVARMIFYFVTRYQSKLSTFSSGNMLGNSTFPGLQTWELNVLLAWHNQDPVSQAEINRNNASYTYQGNRNPFIDNPNYVSQIWGSTSGGGTTNPPTGTNCVNENFEAIPTASTSSYLTRTWTNSGISWTATDARTDQTITTKAITVRDGSLTSGSSANGIGSLTVTTQLKFTGSNGTFNVKVNGTTVGTIPYNTNVTTTTINNINISGNVVVELENTSTNNRVAIDNLSWTCYSGSARQAQNIASEFNETHALQISPNPVSNNEIFVKGETQNIKKAEIYNLQGKMVQAIDQPFKNTRNSIKIKSLEQGIYLLKLDASTLKFIVR; this is encoded by the coding sequence ATGAAAAAATCATTACTTCTATTTGCATTTATTGGTTTTTTGGCTAATGCACAAGCTCCGGCAGGCTATTACAACGCTGCCAACGGATTGTCAGGCGCCGCTTTGAAAACCGCTTTGAGTACAATCATCACCAACGGTCATCAAGACAAAGGCTACAACGGACTCTGGACTGGCTACAAAACCACCGACATCGATAAAAATTATGAAAACGATGGTTCTATTTTAGATATCTACTCTGAAAAACCGACCACAACAGATCCTTACAAATATACTCCGGTAACCAACCAGTGCGGAACCTATTCTGTAGAAGGAAATTGCTACAACAGGGAGCATATCGTTCCTCAAAGCTTATTTAATGAAGCTTCACCAATGGTTTCTGATATTCAATTCATCAGAGCAACCGACGGAAAAGTAAACGGAATGAGATCAAATTATCCTTTCGGGAAGGTAGGAACAGCTACTTTTACTTCTAAAAACGGTTCAAAACTTGGAAATTCTGTTTCATCAGGATATTCCGGGACTGTTTTTGAGCCGATTGATGAGTTTAAGGGAGATGTTGCAAGAATGATTTTTTATTTTGTGACCCGTTATCAAAGCAAGCTTTCTACTTTTTCTTCGGGAAATATGTTGGGAAATTCAACGTTTCCGGGATTGCAGACCTGGGAGCTGAATGTTTTATTGGCTTGGCACAATCAGGATCCGGTTTCTCAGGCGGAAATTAACAGAAATAATGCTTCTTACACCTATCAGGGAAACAGAAATCCATTTATTGATAATCCGAATTATGTGAGTCAGATTTGGGGTTCTACAAGCGGTGGCGGAACAACCAATCCTCCGACAGGAACCAATTGTGTGAACGAAAATTTTGAAGCCATCCCAACAGCAAGCACATCTTCTTATTTAACAAGAACATGGACGAACAGCGGAATTTCATGGACGGCCACTGACGCCAGAACCGATCAAACTATTACTACCAAAGCCATTACGGTAAGAGACGGTTCATTAACTTCAGGTAGCTCAGCCAACGGAATCGGTTCATTAACGGTAACAACTCAATTGAAATTTACCGGTTCGAACGGAACTTTCAACGTAAAAGTAAACGGAACAACTGTCGGAACGATCCCTTACAACACGAATGTTACAACGACAACCATTAATAATATCAATATTTCAGGAAATGTAGTCGTGGAACTTGAAAATACTTCAACGAACAACAGAGTGGCGATCGACAATCTAAGCTGGACCTGCTATTCCGGAAGTGCAAGACAAGCTCAGAATATTGCTTCTGAATTTAATGAAACTCATGCACTACAGATCTCTCCTAATCCGGTTTCAAACAATGAAATTTTTGTAAAAGGGGAAACGCAAAATATCAAAAAAGCTGAAATCTACAATCTTCAGGGGAAAATGGTACAGGCTATTGACCAGCCTTTTAAAAACACCAGAAATTCAATTAAAATTAAAAGCCTTGAACAGGGAATCTATCTATTGAAATTGGATGCTTCGACTTTGAAGTTTATTGTAAGATAA
- a CDS encoding T9SS type A sorting domain-containing protein gives MIKNLSLKKCFPLLGILGGMLTANAQCNAVTSFSENFDAYSCCTMGVVPTCWDSVLLGGASQIISSTAPASGTSQIYQNGYGAGKISIVVMPPVSNINAGTHRLRVKMRANSAGYLEFGYIKDALPETFVVLQGITITNTSYSDSAAERIFTVPTTVPDGMRLAIRNPGTSFAGHYWDDAVWEPIPTLGTVETTISSGVKVYPNPFTTVLHISDTKDVKTAIITDAVGRVVKTVEKPATTVEVNDLQKGVYFVTLYFKNGTEKSFKTIKN, from the coding sequence ATGATTAAAAATTTATCTCTTAAAAAATGTTTTCCTTTATTAGGAATCTTGGGTGGAATGTTAACTGCAAATGCTCAATGCAATGCAGTCACTAGTTTTTCTGAAAATTTTGATGCCTATAGCTGCTGTACTATGGGAGTGGTGCCTACTTGCTGGGACAGTGTTCTTTTGGGAGGAGCAAGCCAGATTATTTCGTCAACAGCTCCTGCTTCAGGAACGAGTCAGATTTATCAAAATGGTTATGGAGCAGGGAAAATCTCTATCGTTGTGATGCCTCCGGTTTCCAATATCAATGCGGGAACACACCGTTTGAGAGTAAAAATGAGGGCCAATTCTGCGGGGTATCTGGAGTTTGGTTATATTAAAGATGCTTTACCGGAAACTTTTGTTGTCCTTCAAGGCATTACGATCACCAATACATCTTACAGTGACAGTGCTGCAGAGCGAATTTTCACGGTTCCGACTACAGTTCCGGACGGAATGAGACTGGCGATCCGTAATCCCGGAACTTCTTTCGCGGGGCATTACTGGGATGATGCAGTCTGGGAGCCGATTCCGACATTGGGAACGGTCGAAACAACTATTTCTTCGGGAGTAAAAGTTTATCCGAATCCTTTTACTACTGTTTTACATATTTCTGATACTAAAGATGTTAAAACTGCGATCATCACCGATGCCGTAGGAAGAGTGGTGAAAACTGTTGAAAAACCTGCGACAACAGTAGAAGTGAACGATCTTCAGAAAGGAGTGTACTTTGTGACTCTTTATTTTAAAAACGGGACAGAAAAGTCTTTTAAAACAATCAAAAACTAA
- a CDS encoding DUF4136 domain-containing protein — MKKYIFILLAAATLGLTSCSPFQVRSDYAETANFTTYKTYKIRIDDLKLNDIDKDRVLNELSRQLQSKGLQSGENPDLIVNVKANHKKVTDITNNSPYGMYGWGGPFGWGIGMSRTWTSNYNEGALIVDLVDAKTNKLVWQGIGSGISVDSPKAKQRQIPEIMAEIMKNYPPQRK; from the coding sequence ATGAAAAAATATATTTTTATTTTGTTGGCTGCGGCTACGTTGGGTTTAACATCTTGTAGTCCTTTCCAGGTACGTTCTGATTATGCTGAAACAGCAAATTTTACAACATATAAAACTTACAAAATCAGGATTGACGATCTGAAGCTGAATGATATTGATAAAGACAGAGTGCTGAATGAATTGTCGAGACAGCTTCAAAGCAAAGGTCTTCAGTCGGGAGAAAACCCTGATCTGATCGTGAATGTAAAAGCCAACCACAAAAAAGTTACCGATATTACCAACAACTCTCCCTACGGAATGTATGGTTGGGGCGGGCCTTTCGGATGGGGAATCGGGATGAGCAGAACATGGACAAGCAACTATAACGAAGGTGCTTTGATCGTAGACCTAGTTGATGCAAAAACCAACAAATTGGTTTGGCAGGGAATCGGAAGCGGAATTTCCGTAGATTCACCGAAAGCTAAGCAAAGACAAATCCCGGAAATCATGGCGGAAATTATGAAAAATTACCCTCCGCAGAGAAAATAA
- a CDS encoding DUF5522 domain-containing protein gives MALFDIKEGEDFYYNEQGYKVFTEKFHLKRGYCCKSGCRHCPYGYDKKTDTFIKNDKKNK, from the coding sequence ATGGCACTTTTTGACATCAAAGAAGGTGAAGACTTTTACTACAACGAGCAGGGGTATAAGGTTTTTACAGAAAAATTTCACTTAAAAAGAGGATATTGCTGTAAAAGTGGCTGTAGACATTGTCCTTACGGATACGATAAAAAGACCGATACATTTATTAAAAACGATAAAAAAAATAAATAA
- a CDS encoding 1-aminocyclopropane-1-carboxylate deaminase/D-cysteine desulfhydrase, which produces MLLQLPTQKIPIQEISINKNIKLFIKREDLIHPHISGNKYWKLFFNINNYLEKNPEKPYIITFGGAFSNHISAVSAVGNLAGIPTLGIIRGEELKDKWRDNPTLLFAKRNGMNLQFVTREEYRHKEKLTDFLQNEFPDALIIPEGGTNEEALAGVKMMLNDDTKDFDYLCTAVGTGGTIAGISKYCEDNQKVIGFKAVDDDSLENKILELTLKQNFNLINSCFGGYGKVKDENIRFINDFKEKYGIPLEPIYTGKMMQRVFELIDEDYFPEDSKILCFHTGGLQGIEGANLLLEKQNRNLII; this is translated from the coding sequence ATGCTGCTACAACTCCCGACACAAAAAATTCCCATTCAGGAAATTTCCATTAATAAAAACATCAAACTTTTTATTAAAAGAGAAGATTTGATCCATCCTCATATTTCCGGAAATAAATATTGGAAGCTGTTTTTTAATATTAATAATTATTTAGAAAAAAATCCTGAAAAACCCTATATCATCACTTTCGGGGGAGCTTTTTCCAATCATATTTCGGCGGTTTCGGCGGTTGGAAATTTAGCAGGAATTCCAACATTGGGAATAATAAGAGGAGAGGAGCTGAAAGATAAATGGCGCGACAATCCAACATTACTTTTTGCCAAAAGAAACGGAATGAACTTGCAGTTTGTTACCCGGGAAGAATATCGTCACAAGGAAAAATTAACCGACTTTTTACAGAATGAATTTCCCGATGCCCTCATCATTCCGGAAGGCGGAACCAACGAAGAGGCTCTGGCAGGCGTGAAAATGATGCTGAACGACGATACAAAAGATTTTGATTATCTTTGCACCGCAGTCGGAACTGGAGGAACGATTGCAGGGATTTCAAAATATTGTGAAGATAATCAGAAGGTTATAGGATTTAAGGCGGTTGACGATGATTCACTTGAAAATAAAATCTTGGAATTAACTTTAAAGCAAAACTTTAATCTAATAAATTCATGCTTTGGAGGTTATGGTAAAGTAAAAGACGAAAATATTCGTTTTATCAATGATTTTAAAGAGAAATATGGGATTCCTTTGGAACCGATATATACGGGAAAGATGATGCAGAGAGTTTTTGAACTGATTGATGAAGATTACTTTCCTGAAGACAGCAAAATTTTGTGCTTTCATACTGGTGGACTGCAGGGAATTGAGGGGGCAAATTTGCTTTTAGAAAAACAGAATAGAAATTTAATTATATAA
- a CDS encoding glucosaminidase domain-containing protein, with the protein MKRLFLLVSLLVLSKFSAQSWATEDQYIQKFAKYAVEEMEKYKIPASITLAQGLLETGGGQSRLAQEGKNHFGIKCKEDWTGKTMKHTDDAPNECFRVYDDPKQSYEDHSVFLATRKYYTGLFNLDMKDYRAWAHGLKKAGYATNPRYASILIGKIEKYKLYEFDNTSSKEVLYAVLKMYPDLKDDRSFMAQLEPEKYTKKIKDPVTVEVPYKQTSYAQQQKRVERIKTKAEILNSILIKSHPNDGLKYIIIPEDTNLKFIANKFKISESKLMKWNELENDVLKKNDIVFLESKNSDGNTPTYKAESGEDMHDIAQKFGIKLNKLYAKNRMDEGQKPSAGQLIYLIDKKPRN; encoded by the coding sequence ATGAAAAGACTTTTCTTACTCGTAAGCCTTTTAGTTTTATCAAAATTCTCAGCTCAATCTTGGGCAACTGAAGATCAATACATCCAAAAATTTGCGAAGTACGCTGTAGAGGAGATGGAAAAATACAAAATTCCGGCCTCTATCACCCTTGCTCAGGGACTTTTGGAAACCGGCGGTGGACAAAGCCGATTGGCTCAGGAAGGCAAAAATCATTTCGGAATAAAGTGTAAAGAAGACTGGACGGGGAAAACCATGAAACATACCGACGACGCTCCCAATGAGTGTTTCCGTGTTTATGACGATCCGAAACAGTCGTATGAAGATCACTCCGTTTTCCTGGCAACAAGAAAATATTATACAGGCCTTTTCAATCTTGATATGAAAGATTACAGAGCCTGGGCTCATGGTCTGAAAAAAGCCGGCTATGCAACAAATCCACGTTATGCTTCTATTTTGATCGGTAAAATTGAAAAATATAAATTGTACGAATTCGACAATACAAGCTCAAAAGAAGTTTTGTATGCTGTGCTGAAAATGTATCCCGATCTTAAAGACGACAGAAGTTTCATGGCTCAGCTGGAACCTGAAAAATATACCAAAAAAATAAAAGATCCGGTTACCGTAGAAGTTCCTTATAAGCAAACGTCTTACGCTCAACAACAGAAAAGAGTGGAAAGAATTAAGACAAAAGCTGAGATTCTTAATTCTATTTTAATTAAAAGTCATCCGAATGACGGATTGAAATATATTATCATTCCTGAAGATACCAACTTAAAATTCATCGCCAATAAATTCAAAATAAGCGAAAGCAAGCTGATGAAGTGGAATGAGCTGGAAAATGATGTGCTAAAGAAAAATGATATTGTTTTCCTTGAATCTAAAAACTCTGACGGAAATACTCCGACTTACAAAGCAGAATCAGGCGAAGACATGCATGATATCGCACAAAAATTCGGAATCAAATTAAATAAACTATACGCAAAAAACAGAATGGATGAAGGCCAGAAACCTTCTGCCGGACAATTGATTTATTTAATTGATAAAAAACCTAGAAACTAA
- the hemL gene encoding glutamate-1-semialdehyde 2,1-aminomutase, translating into MKYQRSSALFDEAYKYIPGGVNSPVRAFKSVGGVPVFMKSAKGAYLTDADDNTYIDYINSWGPAILGHTHPEVLEELKIQAEKGFSFGAPTELETEIAKFIVENVPNIDQIRMVSSGTEACMSAIRLARGFTGRDKIVKFEGCYHGHSDSFLIKAGSGAATFGNPNSPGVPAGTAKDTLLARYNDFEQVEDLFRHNQGEIAAVIIEPVAGNMGCVLPENEFLQKLRKICDENGALLIFDEVMTGFRLAFGGAQELFNVKADLVTYGKVIGGGLPVGAFAGRNEIMDHLAPKGGVYQAGTLSGNPLAMRAGLKTLQIIKNDPEFFNRLVKTTETLDFEIGKILNEKGIAHKINRKGSMMSVFFHINRVSNFDEAQEANHSLFNNFFHQMLTNGIYLPPSGYETYFISDAIKDKEIDMTLEAVRKFEYS; encoded by the coding sequence ATGAAATACCAAAGAAGTTCAGCTTTATTCGATGAAGCTTACAAATACATTCCCGGAGGGGTAAATTCTCCGGTTCGTGCATTCAAATCTGTGGGTGGAGTGCCCGTTTTTATGAAATCTGCAAAAGGAGCTTACCTTACGGATGCTGATGACAACACGTATATCGATTATATCAACTCATGGGGTCCCGCCATTTTAGGTCACACTCATCCAGAAGTGTTGGAAGAATTAAAAATTCAGGCAGAGAAAGGTTTTTCATTCGGTGCACCAACAGAGCTTGAAACGGAAATTGCAAAATTCATCGTAGAAAATGTTCCGAATATCGACCAGATCAGAATGGTTTCCTCAGGTACGGAGGCTTGTATGAGCGCGATCAGACTGGCAAGAGGTTTTACGGGAAGAGATAAAATCGTAAAATTTGAAGGTTGTTATCATGGTCATTCAGATTCGTTTTTGATTAAAGCGGGGAGTGGTGCAGCGACTTTCGGAAATCCGAATTCTCCGGGTGTACCGGCAGGAACGGCAAAAGATACTTTACTAGCAAGATATAATGATTTTGAACAGGTTGAAGATTTATTCAGACACAATCAGGGCGAAATTGCCGCGGTAATTATCGAACCTGTTGCAGGAAATATGGGCTGTGTTCTTCCTGAAAATGAATTCCTTCAAAAATTAAGAAAAATCTGCGATGAAAACGGTGCTTTATTGATTTTTGACGAGGTAATGACAGGCTTCAGATTGGCCTTTGGCGGTGCTCAGGAACTTTTCAATGTGAAAGCTGATTTGGTGACTTACGGAAAAGTAATCGGAGGCGGACTTCCGGTGGGTGCTTTTGCAGGAAGAAACGAAATTATGGATCATCTCGCTCCAAAAGGTGGTGTTTACCAGGCCGGAACATTGAGCGGAAATCCTTTGGCCATGAGAGCCGGATTGAAAACGTTGCAAATTATTAAAAACGATCCTGAATTTTTCAACAGATTGGTGAAAACTACAGAAACGCTGGATTTTGAAATCGGAAAAATTTTAAATGAAAAAGGGATTGCCCATAAAATCAACAGAAAAGGATCGATGATGTCGGTGTTCTTCCATATTAATAGGGTTTCGAATTTTGATGAAGCTCAGGAAGCAAATCATTCATTATTCAATAATTTTTTCCATCAAATGCTGACAAACGGAATATATCTTCCGCCAAGTGGCTACGAAACATATTTCATCAGTGATGCGATTAAAGATAAAGAAATTGACATGACTTTAGAAGCAGTCAGAAAATTTGAATATTCTTAA
- a CDS encoding helix-turn-helix domain-containing protein, with translation MSHQKDHFPVLRIQEFVEKQSNGCDLLFNELYGERSIIEPHKHDFFIINLFEKGKGTHTIDFREYPVENHQIHLLFPDQVHHWQIEKETIGYQLMISREWYESFLPSLRFSASYYQYHPVISLSEPVYQSLRYEFQMIQNELDLEPIFWELIQKRSELIGLLVSKTAEGAFKDFEMYNSNPIISKFLNLIDSHFKTERSVSFYAEKLNISANYLNIVCKKNLNVSASSLIQDRILLEAKRLLKVSEMSVKDIVYDLGFYDHASFSKFFKAQTGMTPSQFKE, from the coding sequence GTGAGTCATCAGAAAGATCATTTTCCGGTTTTGAGAATTCAGGAATTTGTGGAGAAGCAATCGAACGGTTGTGATCTGCTGTTCAATGAATTATATGGCGAAAGATCAATTATTGAGCCTCATAAACACGATTTTTTTATCATTAACCTCTTTGAAAAAGGCAAAGGAACTCACACGATAGATTTCAGGGAATATCCGGTTGAAAATCATCAGATTCATCTGCTATTTCCGGATCAGGTGCATCACTGGCAGATTGAGAAAGAAACGATCGGATATCAACTGATGATCAGCCGGGAATGGTATGAGAGCTTTTTACCGTCATTGAGATTTTCAGCTTCTTATTACCAATATCATCCTGTAATTTCACTTTCGGAGCCGGTTTATCAGTCACTGCGGTATGAATTTCAGATGATTCAGAATGAATTAGATTTGGAACCGATTTTTTGGGAACTGATTCAGAAACGTAGTGAGCTGATTGGTTTATTGGTAAGCAAAACCGCGGAAGGAGCTTTCAAAGATTTTGAAATGTACAATTCTAACCCCATTATTTCTAAATTTTTAAACTTAATTGATAGTCATTTTAAAACAGAACGCTCCGTATCTTTTTATGCCGAAAAACTGAATATTTCGGCTAATTATCTGAATATTGTCTGTAAGAAAAACCTTAACGTATCGGCTTCATCATTGATTCAGGACAGAATTTTACTGGAAGCAAAAAGATTATTGAAAGTTTCCGAAATGTCGGTAAAAGATATTGTTTATGATCTTGGTTTTTATGACCATGCCAGTTTTTCCAAATTTTTTAAAGCTCAGACGGGAATGACTCCTTCGCAATTCAAAGAATAA
- a CDS encoding CARDB domain-containing protein, with product MKNLFFYLVLFFSFTVKAQTLTAGNFKVDALSTANHRMDYSYDISGTFFKVDMYVYKNSVAQENLISYNSKIDESNFEQFTFPPGFRYSTYSLNYYESTTPAKFILVIEAWENPEMPKMTQTLTYTPPAPQKPDFSIARIQIYRDKFNTNDYSHLFFDSQDTANYPGTAFNKGTKYKFVVTVYNTGSLTNQNSTLTLIQGLSQSGTYPSGTALKTYDAAVSIANTNIKTVEFYETLISPSQDYVPAYLAFHIDKNNTADELNENNNIKIQQASLYPTSITIPGKSANLTSIKVFNEKGNLLKEYSVKKDEKIENKIVEDFGAGNYFIKSENNITRKLKISK from the coding sequence ATGAAAAATTTATTCTTTTATTTAGTACTTTTTTTCTCATTTACTGTGAAGGCTCAGACTCTAACTGCAGGCAATTTTAAAGTTGATGCTCTCAGTACGGCAAACCACAGAATGGATTATAGTTATGACATTTCAGGAACCTTTTTTAAAGTAGATATGTATGTTTATAAGAATTCGGTCGCTCAAGAAAACTTAATTTCTTATAACTCTAAAATCGATGAGAGTAATTTTGAGCAGTTCACTTTTCCTCCAGGATTTAGATACTCTACGTATTCTTTAAACTATTATGAAAGTACAACTCCTGCAAAATTCATCTTAGTAATTGAAGCTTGGGAAAATCCGGAAATGCCGAAAATGACACAAACTTTAACATACACTCCCCCGGCACCACAAAAGCCAGACTTTTCTATTGCAAGAATTCAGATTTATAGAGATAAATTTAACACAAATGACTACTCACACCTTTTCTTTGATTCACAAGATACGGCAAATTATCCCGGAACAGCATTTAACAAAGGGACGAAATATAAATTTGTAGTAACAGTCTACAATACAGGTTCTCTAACCAACCAAAACTCAACACTTACCCTTATTCAGGGGTTATCACAAAGTGGTACATATCCAAGTGGTACAGCTTTAAAAACTTATGACGCTGCTGTCTCTATTGCCAATACAAACATAAAAACTGTAGAATTTTATGAAACCTTGATTTCTCCTTCACAGGATTATGTACCTGCCTATCTGGCATTTCATATTGATAAGAATAATACCGCTGATGAACTTAATGAAAATAACAATATTAAAATACAACAAGCATCTTTATATCCCACAAGCATCACAATTCCAGGGAAATCTGCTAACTTAACAAGTATCAAAGTCTTTAATGAAAAAGGGAATTTATTGAAAGAATATTCAGTAAAAAAAGATGAAAAAATTGAAAATAAAATTGTTGAAGATTTCGGAGCTGGAAATTATTTCATCAAATCGGAAAATAATATAACCCGAAAATTAAAAATTTCAAAATAA